One Candidatus Nitrospira nitrificans DNA segment encodes these proteins:
- a CDS encoding Lcl C-terminal domain-containing protein: protein MRSTWPGALAGLVLIGGGLLLNYGSEVPSTGAQAASANQLTVMVNKLNQIIAPVGDYSTEQFHSTVDTNNSSASRFVIAFPGAVLDKQTGLVWEETPDATPRTWTEATRYCIDKTVGGTIGWRLPSAAELKGVQDALMAPQFVQASVFPHVRSTIYWSASQAPIGGSLVHLVDDRVSGGDTSNTFPTWCVRGGVNTEQY, encoded by the coding sequence ATGCGATCTACATGGCCAGGTGCCTTGGCCGGCCTCGTCCTCATTGGAGGCGGACTCTTGCTGAACTATGGAAGTGAAGTTCCCTCAACGGGCGCACAGGCAGCCTCGGCAAATCAACTCACGGTGATGGTCAACAAACTGAACCAGATCATAGCGCCTGTCGGAGATTATTCAACAGAGCAATTCCACTCCACGGTGGACACCAACAATTCGTCGGCTTCGCGCTTTGTCATTGCCTTTCCAGGCGCTGTGCTGGACAAGCAGACAGGGTTGGTTTGGGAAGAGACGCCCGATGCTACCCCCAGAACCTGGACGGAGGCGACTCGCTACTGTATCGATAAAACGGTCGGGGGCACGATCGGCTGGCGATTGCCCTCGGCGGCAGAGCTCAAGGGCGTTCAGGATGCGTTGATGGCGCCGCAGTTTGTCCAGGCGAGCGTCTTTCCTCATGTCCGGTCAACCATCTATTGGTCGGCCTCACAGGCTCCAATCGGTGGGTCATTAGTACATTTGGTCGATGATCGAGTAAGTGGCGGCGATACGTCCAACACTTTTCCTACCTGGTGCGTCCGTGGCGGCGTGAATACAGAGCAGTATTGA
- a CDS encoding HEAT repeat domain-containing protein, with translation MQSIHTPGAMITTVLSTVVLLLFACGPGGPNDHVQPSTITHGASPQKEGIGLGQSSSVTSSPASLATIAVQFEQSPAPAENLAVPEWMARALASPDIWVRLNALETWVCRNERSVVNPLIPALDDPNELVRNRAMQLIEEDWIAEQVILSK, from the coding sequence ATGCAATCAATCCACACTCCCGGCGCTATGATCACAACGGTACTTTCGACTGTCGTCCTGCTGCTCTTCGCTTGCGGGCCTGGTGGTCCGAACGATCACGTCCAGCCGTCTACGATAACTCATGGTGCCAGTCCTCAAAAGGAAGGTATCGGTCTTGGACAGTCTTCTTCCGTCACCTCAAGTCCTGCGTCTCTTGCCACTATTGCCGTTCAATTTGAGCAAAGTCCTGCTCCGGCAGAAAACCTTGCCGTACCGGAGTGGATGGCTCGGGCGCTTGCCTCGCCGGACATCTGGGTTCGGCTCAATGCTCTAGAGACCTGGGTATGCCGGAATGAAAGAAGCGTGGTTAATCCACTGATACCGGCCTTGGATGATCCGAATGAGTTGGTGCGTAATCGGGCGATGCAATTAATCGAGGAAGACTGGATAGCTGAGCAGGTCATCTTATCGAAATAG
- a CDS encoding type II toxin-antitoxin system HicB family antitoxin, which translates to MKTFTAYLEWDPRINLCVGFVPGIPGAHTQARSLDELQKKLKEVLGLCLEEYRDACEDLPRFIGLQQIEVAG; encoded by the coding sequence ATGAAGACGTTTACCGCCTACTTAGAATGGGACCCGCGAATAAACTTGTGCGTGGGCTTTGTGCCTGGAATCCCAGGGGCGCATACGCAGGCAAGAAGCTTGGACGAATTGCAGAAGAAATTGAAAGAAGTCCTGGGGTTATGTCTTGAAGAATATCGGGATGCCTGCGAAGATCTGCCGCGGTTCATAGGACTCCAGCAAATCGAGGTGGCCGGGTGA
- a CDS encoding Lcl C-terminal domain-containing protein codes for MGHRKKKWMGVAGALVVSGVLFVAGLGSPSVQAAGNPFNEILDKLNQILAAINGIQQSNSTLRWDQALPSAQRFVILRAFNNEAVLDKNTGLVWEQSPDTNSTVWSSSRVVCASKAVGGQKGWRLPSIAELSSLVDPSVWPAPTLPPGHPFTNVLPVPRWSASTDASNLTNAWGVFFNVGGGQVTVISKTSSSFIWCVRGGMNADQY; via the coding sequence ATGGGTCACAGGAAAAAGAAATGGATGGGCGTGGCCGGAGCACTTGTCGTCAGTGGAGTCCTGTTCGTAGCTGGACTTGGCTCACCAAGTGTGCAGGCCGCCGGAAATCCATTTAACGAGATTCTCGATAAGCTCAATCAAATTTTGGCGGCCATCAATGGGATTCAGCAAAGCAATTCCACTCTACGGTGGGATCAGGCCCTTCCGTCGGCGCAACGGTTTGTCATTCTTCGAGCATTCAACAATGAAGCGGTCCTGGACAAGAACACCGGGCTGGTGTGGGAGCAGTCGCCGGACACGAATTCGACAGTTTGGTCCAGTTCCCGCGTGGTTTGCGCCAGCAAGGCTGTCGGCGGTCAGAAAGGCTGGCGGCTCCCCTCTATCGCCGAACTGTCAAGTTTAGTCGATCCCTCTGTGTGGCCGGCTCCAACCCTCCCGCCTGGCCATCCGTTTACTAATGTCCTGCCGGTTCCCCGTTGGTCGGCGTCGACGGACGCTAGTAATCTTACGAACGCGTGGGGCGTGTTCTTCAATGTTGGTGGTGGCCAGGTGACCGTCATCAGTAAGACCTCCAGCAGCTTTATCTGGTGCGTCCGTGGCGGCATGAATGCGGATCAGTATTGA